In Rathayibacter sp. VKM Ac-2762, one DNA window encodes the following:
- a CDS encoding BglG family transcription antiterminator, translating to MPDNRERLLEYLSRADGWVTAHELADRLGVTTRSVRSYVTAVKAQAAPLEPVESSANGYRLAREAYAAYLEAQRSRDVEPDTPRDRLYSIVRRLVDSDEGLDVFALADALSVSESTVDADLRRVKALADEAGLGLVRRGPSVRLEGSEEARRRLISRMFRDESAQGVFTLDDVQREFASPGLGAFKTELLAELETRGYYINDYGVNSVLLHIAIAVDRVARGIGDPSGSRPSPAIHGELAALLAELVERHFATRLTDAELAQLAILMTTRVATPGQNEPVAAVVENYLDPEDLAVVRELVADVNREYLVDLDDEGFIVRLALHVRNLIARAAEGGYSRNPLTRSIKTSYPMTYEIAVFLASGLQRRRGIVVNEDEIAYIALHVGSFLERVSRREERLSCVIVCPNYYDLAHMLRLRVERSLGTEVEVRSLITRSDVDWDRLTADLVITTIDERPASDDVVVVQPFLTDHDVETVRRAIARVRRHRRRAQIKDELLQFFDEELFFRNVHARDEAAMIRMLGERMIAGGIIDEDYVDGAIERERMSSTAFTDNLAVPHAMAMSARRTSIAIVVNDTAMEWGEQRVNVIAMIAFASAGRSTFQSVFDQFVEVFADRAEVQRLIRRSTDFGGFIEELVRVIDS from the coding sequence ATGCCTGACAACCGCGAACGACTGCTGGAGTACCTCTCCCGCGCCGACGGCTGGGTGACGGCGCACGAGCTCGCCGACAGGCTCGGAGTCACCACCCGCAGCGTCCGGAGCTACGTCACCGCGGTGAAGGCGCAGGCCGCCCCGCTGGAGCCGGTCGAGTCCTCCGCGAACGGCTACCGGCTCGCGCGCGAGGCGTACGCGGCCTACCTGGAGGCGCAGCGCAGCCGCGACGTCGAGCCCGACACACCGCGTGACCGGCTGTACAGCATCGTCCGCCGCCTGGTCGACTCCGACGAGGGCCTGGACGTCTTCGCCCTCGCCGACGCGCTGTCGGTGAGCGAGTCGACCGTCGACGCCGATCTGCGCCGGGTGAAGGCCCTCGCCGACGAGGCCGGCCTCGGGCTGGTCCGGCGCGGCCCGTCGGTGCGCCTCGAGGGCAGCGAGGAGGCCCGCCGCCGCCTGATCTCGCGGATGTTCCGCGACGAGAGCGCGCAGGGCGTCTTCACGCTCGACGACGTCCAGCGCGAGTTCGCCTCCCCCGGCCTCGGCGCCTTCAAGACCGAGCTGCTGGCCGAGCTCGAGACCCGCGGCTACTACATCAACGACTACGGCGTGAACAGCGTCCTCCTCCACATCGCGATCGCCGTCGACCGCGTCGCCCGGGGCATCGGGGACCCCTCCGGCTCCCGCCCCTCCCCCGCGATCCACGGCGAGCTCGCGGCCCTGCTGGCGGAGCTGGTGGAGCGGCACTTCGCGACGCGCCTGACCGACGCCGAGCTCGCCCAGCTCGCGATCCTGATGACGACGCGGGTGGCGACGCCCGGGCAGAACGAGCCGGTCGCCGCCGTGGTGGAGAACTACCTCGACCCGGAGGACCTCGCCGTCGTCCGCGAGCTCGTCGCCGACGTCAACCGCGAGTACCTGGTCGACCTCGACGACGAGGGCTTCATCGTCCGCCTCGCCCTGCACGTGCGGAACCTGATCGCCCGGGCCGCCGAGGGCGGTTACTCCCGCAACCCGCTCACCCGCTCCATCAAGACCAGCTACCCGATGACCTACGAGATCGCGGTGTTCCTGGCGAGCGGGCTGCAGCGCCGGCGGGGCATCGTGGTCAACGAGGACGAGATCGCCTACATCGCCCTCCACGTCGGCTCGTTCCTCGAGCGGGTGTCCCGGCGGGAGGAGCGTCTGTCCTGCGTGATCGTCTGCCCCAACTACTACGACCTCGCTCACATGCTGCGCCTGCGCGTCGAGCGCTCCCTCGGCACCGAGGTGGAGGTGCGCTCGCTGATCACGCGGAGCGACGTCGACTGGGACCGGCTCACCGCCGACCTCGTGATCACCACGATCGACGAGCGCCCCGCGTCCGACGACGTCGTGGTGGTGCAGCCGTTCCTCACCGACCACGACGTCGAGACGGTGCGCCGCGCCATCGCCCGCGTCCGCCGGCACCGCCGCCGCGCGCAGATCAAGGACGAGCTGCTGCAGTTCTTCGACGAGGAGCTGTTCTTCCGCAACGTGCACGCGCGCGACGAGGCGGCGATGATCCGGATGCTGGGCGAGCGGATGATCGCCGGCGGCATCATCGACGAGGACTACGTCGACGGCGCCATCGAGCGCGAGCGGATGAGCTCCACGGCGTTCACCGACAACCTCGCGGTCCCCCACGCGATGGCGATGAGCGCCCGCCGCACCTCGATCGCGATCGTCGTGAACGACACGGCGATGGAGTGGGGCGAGCAGCGGGTGAACGTGATCGCGATGATCGCGTTCGCCTCGGCCGGCCGCAGCACCTTCCAGTCGGTGTTCGACCAGTTCGTCGAGGTGTTCGCCGACCGGGCGGAGGTGCAGCGCCTCATCCGGCGCTCCACGGACTTCGGCGGCTTCATCGAGGAGCTGGTGCGGGTGATCGACAGCTGA
- a CDS encoding PTS sugar transporter yields the protein MDESRPGREEANEVRKILIVCGAGASSTFLAHRLRAGAKERGMDAVFRSETLTGLDHSLPEADVLLVGPHLESQFDGLRHRAELVGAAAALLPPDVFGAHGADAVLETLPVLFAARAVVAGADGDSSTRPVRPGEPDSGHH from the coding sequence TTGGATGAATCACGACCCGGACGCGAGGAGGCGAACGAGGTGCGGAAGATCCTGATCGTCTGCGGTGCAGGCGCGTCGAGCACGTTCCTGGCCCACCGGCTGCGAGCGGGCGCGAAGGAGCGCGGCATGGATGCCGTGTTCCGCTCCGAGACCCTCACCGGTCTCGACCACTCCCTCCCCGAGGCCGACGTCCTCCTCGTGGGGCCGCACCTCGAGTCGCAGTTCGACGGACTCCGCCACCGTGCGGAGCTCGTGGGAGCCGCGGCCGCCCTCCTCCCGCCCGATGTCTTCGGAGCGCACGGTGCCGATGCCGTGCTCGAGACCCTGCCCGTCCTCTTCGCCGCTCGCGCGGTCGTCGCAGGCGCGGACGGGGACTCCTCCACCCGCCCGGTCCGTCCGGGCGAGCCCGACTCCGGGCACCACTGA
- a CDS encoding HPr family phosphocarrier protein — protein MVERTVQVASSKGLHARPASLFSQAAAKSGQKVLVAKGDATPVNAASILGIISLGIEHGDELTVSVEGDNEQAVLEELATFLTTDHDA, from the coding sequence ATGGTCGAGCGCACCGTGCAGGTTGCATCGTCGAAGGGCCTCCACGCCCGCCCCGCCTCGCTCTTCAGCCAGGCCGCGGCGAAGTCGGGTCAGAAGGTCCTCGTCGCCAAGGGCGACGCGACCCCGGTCAACGCCGCGTCGATCCTCGGGATCATCTCGCTCGGCATCGAGCACGGCGACGAGCTCACCGTCAGCGTCGAGGGCGACAACGAGCAGGCCGTGCTCGAGGAGCTCGCGACCTTCCTCACCACCGACCACGACGCGTGA
- the ptsP gene encoding phosphoenolpyruvate--protein phosphotransferase: protein MTLSTPQTAYASAKLQGTGVGRGLALGPVLRMPEPLPEPEDTASTRSIAQEEERAVSSLSATAATIRHRGERAGGSAKDVLDAQALMAEDPSLADDVKARIAGGKTAERAVHEAFAGFRDLLVAMGGYMAERATDLDDVSQRVVAHLRGVAAPGVPESDEPFVLVARDLAPADTALLDLEKVLGLITSDGGPTSHTAILAREKSITAIVGTTGALDLRDGQLVILDATSGVVTVNPSDAEIGAAKSSIAERAEMLAAPVVPGALADGHAVPLLANLGSADGAANAVELGAEGVGLFRTEFLFLDAKEAPSVAEQAEQYTRLLAAFPGRKVVVRALDAGADKPLSFLNDDHEENPALGLRGLRALRASEQILRDQLTALAQADAATDADLWVMAPMVATVDETRYFTSMARELGIRTAGVMVEVPSSALLADRILGVADFASIGTNDLTQYTLAADRMLGTVSAFQDPWHPAVLRLVGEVGRAGAALGKPVGICGEAAADPLLAVVLVGLGATTLSMSPSALADVRAELAEHTLDDAKRYAELALAADSAADARSAVTEAIAAS, encoded by the coding sequence ATGACGCTGTCCACTCCTCAGACCGCCTATGCCTCCGCCAAGCTCCAGGGCACCGGAGTGGGACGCGGGCTGGCCCTCGGGCCGGTCCTGCGCATGCCGGAGCCGCTGCCCGAGCCCGAGGACACCGCCAGCACCCGCAGCATCGCCCAGGAGGAGGAGCGCGCCGTCTCGTCGCTGTCCGCCACCGCCGCGACGATCCGCCACCGAGGCGAGCGGGCCGGCGGCTCGGCGAAGGACGTCCTCGACGCCCAGGCCCTGATGGCCGAGGACCCGTCCCTCGCGGACGACGTCAAGGCGCGGATCGCCGGGGGCAAGACCGCGGAGCGCGCCGTGCACGAGGCCTTCGCCGGCTTCCGCGACCTGCTCGTGGCGATGGGCGGCTACATGGCCGAGCGCGCGACCGACCTCGATGACGTCTCGCAGCGCGTCGTGGCGCACCTGCGCGGCGTCGCCGCTCCCGGCGTCCCCGAGTCGGACGAGCCGTTCGTGCTCGTCGCCCGCGACCTCGCTCCGGCCGACACGGCGCTGCTCGACCTCGAGAAGGTCCTCGGTCTGATCACCAGCGACGGAGGACCGACCTCGCACACGGCGATCCTCGCCCGGGAGAAGTCGATCACCGCCATCGTCGGCACCACCGGCGCCCTCGACCTGCGGGACGGCCAGCTCGTCATCCTCGACGCCACCTCCGGCGTCGTGACGGTGAACCCCTCGGACGCCGAGATCGGCGCCGCGAAGTCCTCGATCGCCGAGCGCGCCGAGATGCTCGCCGCACCGGTCGTCCCCGGCGCGCTGGCCGACGGCCACGCCGTGCCGCTGCTCGCGAACCTCGGCTCGGCCGACGGCGCTGCGAACGCGGTCGAGCTCGGCGCCGAGGGAGTGGGGCTGTTCCGCACCGAGTTCCTCTTCCTCGACGCGAAGGAGGCGCCCTCGGTCGCCGAGCAGGCGGAGCAGTACACGCGCCTGCTCGCCGCGTTCCCCGGCCGCAAGGTCGTCGTCCGCGCGCTCGACGCCGGCGCCGACAAGCCGCTGAGCTTCCTCAACGACGACCACGAGGAGAACCCGGCCCTCGGTCTCCGCGGACTGCGCGCCCTCCGCGCCAGCGAGCAGATCCTCCGCGACCAGCTCACCGCCCTCGCCCAGGCCGACGCCGCCACCGACGCCGACCTCTGGGTCATGGCGCCGATGGTCGCGACCGTGGACGAGACCCGCTACTTCACCTCGATGGCGCGGGAGCTCGGCATCCGCACCGCCGGAGTGATGGTGGAGGTGCCCTCCTCCGCCCTGCTCGCCGACCGCATCCTCGGAGTCGCGGACTTCGCCTCGATCGGCACCAACGACCTGACCCAGTACACGCTCGCCGCCGACCGCATGCTCGGCACGGTCTCGGCGTTCCAGGACCCGTGGCACCCGGCCGTGCTCCGCCTCGTCGGCGAGGTCGGCCGCGCGGGAGCGGCGCTGGGCAAGCCCGTCGGGATCTGCGGAGAAGCCGCCGCCGACCCGCTGCTCGCCGTGGTCCTCGTCGGCCTCGGCGCCACCACCCTCTCGATGTCGCCGTCGGCTCTCGCCGACGTCCGCGCCGAGCTGGCCGAGCACACCCTCGACGACGCCAAGCGGTACGCGGAGCTCGCTCTCGCCGCCGACAGCGCCGCCGACGCCCGTTCGGCGGTCACCGAGGCGATCGCCGCCTCCTGA
- a CDS encoding PTS mannitol transporter subunit IICB produces the protein MTTTSATSTRGGARVHVQRFGTFLSGMVMPNIAAFIAWGFITALFIQTGWLPLLGIDATWVQQFGGWSTDPDVVNTGLVAPMITYLLPLLIANTGGRMVYGARGGVVGTIATMGVIVGAGIPMFIGAMIMGPLSAWLMKKVDSIWDGKIKPGFEMLVNNFSAGILGLLLALLAFAGVAPLVVGLSTALGAGVEFLVNAGLLPLTSLFIEPAKILFLNNAINHGILTPLGVQQAEEAGKSYLFLLEANPGPGMGVLLAFAFFGVGAARASAPGAAIIHFIGGIHEIYFPYVLMKPALLAAVILGGATGVATNVAFNSGLRAPASPGSIIAVLLQTANDSFLGVILSVILATAVSFLVASVIIRSGRKRDLAAEQEGDDKLAAAVAANEANKGKESAVGSLINARGANAPQDSAGASTAGATATATQVRNIVFACDAGMGSSAMGASVLRNKMKKAGFEDVTVTNKAIAALEDDVDLVITQAELTERARQRTPGAIHVSVDNFMNSPKYDEVVSLVAEQHGK, from the coding sequence ATGACAACGACGTCAGCGACGTCGACGCGCGGTGGAGCGCGCGTCCACGTCCAGCGCTTCGGCACCTTCCTCTCGGGAATGGTCATGCCGAACATCGCGGCCTTCATCGCCTGGGGCTTCATCACGGCCCTCTTCATCCAGACCGGATGGCTCCCCCTCCTCGGCATCGACGCCACCTGGGTCCAGCAGTTCGGCGGCTGGAGCACGGATCCCGACGTGGTCAACACCGGCCTCGTCGCCCCGATGATCACCTACCTCCTCCCGCTCCTCATCGCGAACACCGGCGGCCGCATGGTCTACGGCGCCCGCGGAGGCGTGGTCGGCACCATCGCGACCATGGGCGTCATCGTCGGCGCCGGCATCCCGATGTTCATCGGCGCCATGATCATGGGCCCGCTGTCGGCGTGGCTCATGAAGAAGGTCGACTCGATCTGGGACGGCAAGATCAAGCCCGGCTTCGAGATGCTGGTCAACAACTTCTCCGCCGGAATCCTCGGCCTCCTCCTCGCGCTCCTCGCCTTCGCGGGCGTCGCGCCGCTCGTGGTCGGTCTCTCGACCGCCCTCGGTGCGGGCGTGGAGTTCCTGGTCAACGCGGGCCTGCTCCCGCTGACCTCGCTCTTCATCGAGCCGGCGAAGATCCTCTTCCTGAACAACGCCATCAACCACGGCATCCTCACGCCGCTGGGCGTGCAGCAGGCGGAGGAGGCGGGCAAGTCCTACCTCTTCCTCCTCGAGGCCAACCCCGGCCCCGGCATGGGCGTGCTCCTGGCCTTCGCGTTCTTCGGCGTCGGCGCGGCCCGCGCCTCGGCTCCCGGCGCGGCGATCATCCACTTCATCGGCGGCATCCACGAGATCTACTTCCCGTACGTTCTGATGAAGCCGGCGCTCCTCGCGGCCGTCATCCTCGGCGGTGCGACCGGTGTCGCGACGAACGTCGCGTTCAACTCCGGCCTCCGCGCCCCCGCCTCGCCCGGCTCGATCATCGCGGTGCTCCTGCAGACCGCGAACGACAGCTTCCTCGGCGTCATCCTCTCGGTGATCCTCGCGACCGCCGTGTCGTTCCTGGTGGCCTCGGTCATCATCCGGTCCGGCCGCAAGCGCGACCTGGCCGCGGAGCAGGAGGGCGACGACAAGCTCGCCGCCGCCGTCGCCGCCAACGAGGCGAACAAGGGCAAGGAGAGCGCCGTCGGCTCGCTCATCAACGCCCGCGGCGCCAACGCTCCGCAGGACTCGGCCGGCGCCTCGACCGCGGGAGCCACGGCCACCGCGACCCAGGTCCGGAACATCGTCTTCGCCTGCGACGCCGGCATGGGCTCGTCCGCGATGGGCGCCTCTGTTTTGCGGAACAAGATGAAGAAGGCGGGCTTCGAGGACGTCACGGTCACCAACAAGGCGATCGCCGCTCTCGAGGACGACGTGGACCTGGTCATCACCCAGGCCGAGCTCACGGAGCGCGCCCGCCAGCGCACCCCGGGCGCCATCCACGTCTCCGTGGACAACTTCATGAACAGCCCGAAGTACGACGAGGTCGTCTCGCTGGTCGCGGAGCAGCACGGCAAGTAG
- a CDS encoding PTS sugar transporter subunit IIA: protein MSDVLTIGQIDASGTATTKEAAIKEAADMLVGVGAVTPAYYEAMLAREATVSTYMGNLLAIPHGTNDAKDEIRSSALSFVRYAQPIDWDGNEVRFVVGIAGVDNEHLEILSKIAIIFSEEDEVQKLLDAPDAQSLYSLLGEVNS from the coding sequence ATGAGCGACGTGCTCACCATCGGACAGATCGACGCCTCCGGCACCGCCACCACGAAGGAGGCCGCCATCAAGGAGGCCGCCGACATGCTGGTCGGCGTCGGCGCGGTCACCCCCGCCTACTACGAGGCCATGCTCGCCCGCGAGGCGACCGTCTCGACCTACATGGGCAACCTGCTCGCCATCCCGCACGGCACCAACGACGCGAAGGACGAGATCCGCTCCTCCGCCCTCTCTTTCGTGCGCTATGCGCAGCCGATCGACTGGGACGGCAACGAGGTGCGCTTCGTCGTCGGCATCGCCGGCGTCGACAACGAGCACCTCGAGATCCTCTCCAAGATCGCGATCATCTTCTCGGAGGAGGACGAGGTGCAGAAGCTCCTCGACGCCCCGGACGCGCAGTCGCTCTACAGCCTGCTGGGCGAGGTCAACTCCTGA
- a CDS encoding mannitol-1-phosphate 5-dehydrogenase, producing the protein MPTAVHFGAGNIGRGFVGLILHGAGYELVFADVNSELIGRLAAADSYEVHEVGEEAATHVVDRFRAIDSAADEEALVREIAAADIVTTAVGPNILRFVAPVIAKGLAARDESAPRLAVMACENAINATRLLQTEVAANLGADEWERLRTRAVFADTAVDRIVPNQDPGQGLDVTVESFFEWVVDRTPFEGTEPEIPGATWVDDLEPFIERKLFTVNTGHATAAYTGFAAGAHKLSDALAMPEVHDAVKAALEDTKALIVAKHGFSDEEQQAYLEKTLKRFANPYLTDTVDRVGRQPLRKLSRHERFIGPAAELAERGRTPEGLLAAIGAALRFDVPEDPQSVELHEKLAALTPEEFVAEVTGLTAEHPLFDRVVAVVRG; encoded by the coding sequence ATGCCCACCGCCGTCCACTTCGGCGCCGGCAACATCGGCCGCGGCTTCGTCGGCCTGATCCTGCACGGCGCCGGCTACGAGCTCGTCTTCGCCGACGTCAACTCCGAGCTGATCGGCCGCCTCGCCGCCGCCGACAGCTACGAGGTGCACGAGGTGGGGGAGGAGGCGGCCACGCACGTCGTCGACCGCTTCCGGGCGATCGACTCGGCCGCCGACGAGGAGGCGCTCGTCCGCGAGATCGCCGCCGCCGACATCGTCACCACGGCCGTCGGCCCGAACATCCTGCGCTTCGTCGCCCCCGTGATCGCGAAGGGCCTCGCCGCCCGCGACGAGTCGGCGCCGCGGCTGGCGGTCATGGCCTGCGAGAACGCGATCAACGCCACGCGCCTCCTGCAGACCGAGGTCGCCGCGAACCTCGGCGCGGACGAGTGGGAGCGCCTGCGCACCCGCGCCGTCTTCGCCGACACCGCGGTGGACCGCATCGTCCCGAACCAGGACCCGGGCCAGGGCCTGGACGTGACGGTGGAGAGCTTCTTCGAGTGGGTCGTCGACCGCACTCCGTTCGAGGGCACCGAGCCGGAGATCCCGGGCGCGACCTGGGTCGACGACCTCGAGCCCTTCATCGAGCGGAAGCTCTTCACGGTGAACACCGGCCACGCGACGGCCGCCTACACCGGCTTCGCGGCCGGAGCGCACAAGCTCTCCGACGCGCTGGCGATGCCCGAGGTGCACGACGCGGTCAAGGCCGCGCTCGAGGACACCAAGGCGCTCATCGTGGCCAAGCACGGCTTCAGCGACGAGGAGCAGCAGGCCTACCTCGAGAAGACGCTGAAGCGCTTCGCGAACCCGTACCTGACCGACACGGTCGACCGGGTGGGACGCCAGCCGCTGCGGAAGCTGTCGCGGCACGAGCGCTTCATCGGACCGGCGGCCGAGCTCGCCGAGCGCGGGCGCACGCCGGAGGGCCTGCTCGCCGCGATCGGCGCCGCGCTGCGCTTCGACGTGCCCGAGGATCCCCAGAGCGTGGAGCTCCACGAGAAGCTGGCCGCGCTCACCCCGGAGGAGTTCGTGGCGGAGGTCACCGGCCTCACGGCCGAGCACCCGCTCTTCGACCGGGTCGTGGCGGTCGTCCGCGGCTAG